From Pan troglodytes isolate AG18354 chromosome 1, NHGRI_mPanTro3-v2.0_pri, whole genome shotgun sequence:
tttgggaggccaaggcaggtggatcacctgaggtcaggagtttgagaccagctggccaacatggcaaaactccttctctactaaaaataaaaaaattagccaggtgtggtggcgggtgcctgtaatcccagctactcgggaggctgaggcaggagaatcacttgaacctgggaggcagaggttgcattgagctgagatcccactgttgtactccagcctaagcaagaagagcaaaactccatctcaaaaaacaaacaagcaaacaacaacaacaacaagaaattagccgggcatggctgcatgtgcctggagtcccagctactcgagaggatgagacaagagaatagcttgaacccaggaggcacaggctgcagtgagccaagattgcaccactgcactccaatctgggcgacagagtgagactccaaatttaaaaaaaaaaaaatttttttttcattaatagaCTCTAAGAATATGTGAAAGTAAATTTTTTATAGGCTTCTCCAAATGTCTTTCACTAATTAatctaaatatgtattttaaagattttccagctgggcacagtggctcacgcctgtaatcccagcactttgggaggccaaggagggtggatcacctgaggtcgggagtttgagaccagcctgaccaacatggtgaaaccctgtctctactaaaaatacaaaattagccaggagtggtggcgcacacctgtaatcccagctactcgggaggctgaggcaggagaatcgcttgaacctgggaggtgaggttgcagtgaggcaagattgcgctattgcactccagcctgggcaacaagagcaaaactccatctcaaaaaaaaaaaggttttccaCAATCCCCTCTAAATTGAAATGGTCACAAGCCATTCATTGTAAAGGGTAACAGTTTGACATTATTTTAGGGTTTTCGTGTTTTATGTCTTAGAATAAAGATTATTGGAAgacattctttctctctcatactatgttaagatatttttctaactttagcTTTCAAAAACAGTGAACATAGATTTGAATGTAATTGAGAATTTTAGAGCAAAGCAATGATGTAACTTTAAAGTATAGGAGTCATGTATTCATGCTTTAATTCAGCTTGGCTACTGCTTAAAATTGCATGCCCTTGTTACTTTATATGTAATAGTGGGTACATAGTCTTGTCCAAGTTCATTCTTTGTGAATTTAGGTCCCCTTTAtacattttgtagaattttttttttttttatgttgtgggatacatgtgcaggatgtgcaggtttgttacatacgtaaatgtgtgccatggtgatttgctgcacccatcaacccatcacctaggtattaagcccagcatgcattagctattttttaatgctctccctctccatccccccaccctgccccctccctcgccacaggcaccagtgtgtgttgttcccctccctgtgtccatgtgttctcattgttcagctcccacttataagcgagaacatgcagtgtttggtcttTTGtgcctgcattagtttgctgaggataatggcctccagctccatccatgtccctgcaaagaacatgatctccttcccttttcatggctgcatagtattccatggtgtgtatgtaccacattttctttatccagtctatcattgatgggcatttgagttgattccatcaTTTTGCAGAAATGTTGAAGGATAGAATTTGCCCTTTTACAATGAAATAAAGCTGCAGATTATATCCTATATTGGCCACTATGTTGGCCTTTTCAGTCAGTTATGTTTTCAGTCAATTATTAATCTTTTGCACTATCTTGTCAAATACAAAATTCTTTAATCATTATATCATGGTAATTCTGATATTGCAGAGGATAgtgaagatgaaaaagaagatCATAAAAATGTGCGCCAACAACGGCAGGCGGCGTCTAAAGCAGCTTCTAAACAGAGAGAGATGCTCATGGAAGATGTGGGCAGTGAGGAAGAACAAGAAGAGGAGGATGAGGCACCGTTCCAGGAGAGTATGTGAAGttgttttgtgtactttggtTGTTTGGTCATAATTGTAGTTTGTGACCTTGGTTACGTTGGCATTTTCTAGGATGCTAAATGTTACAACCAGTCCCTTAAATTGGGTAGATACTCCCTGTTAAAAGAGATGACTGTATTGGTtcctgttaatatttttaaaggttcaGAGATTCTCACGATTGCCCACCATTTGTAATGGTTGCACCCTTTATTTAATGATGTCTGTGTTCAAACACTGAATGAACAATTTGCTTAAGTAACAGTCACATTAGGCATTGTGATTGAGATTTGTATTTTACCCTGGTGGAGGAGGTTGTAGACCTCttttcacaggaaaaaaacatgttaataataaaatttaggtGTTTCACAGGTTATTCAGATTAGTTAAttctatgtatttttgttttgtgtttggttttcttgtttCACTTATTCATAATTGGACCAAAAAGGCCCTGTCAGTTCAGTTTTGTTTCCCTGGTCTCAACCAGTACTACTTGGAAGTGATGGAACTACCAAAAGTTATTTGATAGTTTCAGTTTTTATTCAGATTAACTCTTACCCTTCCTGTTTTCAATCTACTTTTCAAACACATCACTCATGTAACTCTCTCATGTAAGGTGCATGCAAAATCCATTTGACAAATGAGGCCGGTGATGACTCCAGTCAAATTGGTAGTACAGCTCCAAATAGAATCCAAGGGTGTTTGACTCCCAAATCCCATCCTCTAGTCATTCTTAGCactctcttccttttttacttGGAAGGATGTGTACATTAAGTTAGATGTtgaaattcttctttcttctcagaAGATTCCGGCAGCGATGAAGATTTCCTAATGGAAGATGATGACGATAGTGACTATGGCAGTtcgaaaaagaaaaacaaaaagatggttaAGAAGTCCAaacctgaaagaaaagaaaagaaaatgcccaaACCCAGACTAAAGGCTACAGGTAATTTCTGCAGAAGTGAAATTAAATTTACTGCTTTAAAGATTTTGAGAACCATTATTTTCAATACAGAAATTCCTCATTAGGATTTGGCATTGGCCTGATGTTTAGCAGGAATACAAGAAATCTAAAAGGGTCTTGTATTCTGCAACTGGAAGTATCTCTTATTAATAAAGACACTAGCCTGTTTAAGAGTCTAGTGGGCTTAGCCATGTTCTTCAACTACTGCCAGTACTTGAGCAAGATTTCAGAATGATCTATTTGTTTCAGACACAGTGGTAGAAACACTGTATCATCATAGCTGTTACTGCTCTTTTTTCCTCACTGGTATCACAGTCTCAGCAGCCAGCAAAGACTTAATTGTGAAAATGCACAAACCTAGAGTAATACGTTTAAGTTCCACGTTCTGAACTCTACCCCATCCTCTGTGCTATCAGAATAAAACCACACTTGATGAcatgagttgatttttttctgagcCCTAATGGTTTCTCCTCGTTGGAGCTAGTTTGTTAACTAAATCAGAAATCAATTTGCTTTTTGTGTAGGTGGTTTTATTCTGTTAGGTAGAACTAGTCATTGTTAAACTTCTGTTTATCACTTCCTACTGTTAGGAATGATGGAACTATCAAATGTTATTTGATGGCTTTAGTTTCTGATCAGATTAATtcttttccttccatctttttGACCTGCTTTTTATAAACAACTTTTATCATAAACAACTGTTAGTTTACCAAGCAATTAAGGATGTTGTGCATATTCTATAGCATGGTGCTTCTTCATTACAGGTATTACTGCTAACATCATAGAGTGTTGGTAAAAACTGATGGGAAATACTGCAGCATAGTGTAGTAACTTATGACCAGTTTAGAAACTGAGATAGATTTACCTAGGGATATATGTGCTCCCTCGTGCCCACCTTGGTTTTTAGTAAGTTGCATATTGTCTTTATAGATTTTATTCTTACAGATTGTTGTATTTTGTAGCTGACTTTtattaaagacatttttttctcttcccttccccaaattatttttctattttcagtgacGCCAAGTCCAgtgaaaggcaaagggaaagtgGGTCGCCCCACAGCTTCAAAGGCATCAAAGGAAAAGACTCCTTCTCCCAAAGAAGAAGATGAGGAACCGGAAAGCCCgccagaaaagaaaacatctacaAGCCCCCCACCCGAGAAATCTGGGGATGAAGGGTCTGAAGATGAAGCCCCTTCTGGGGAGGATTAAAAGTGATGATGGTCTGGGGagagattttattaaaaaaaaaagaaaaaaaaagaaaaaagagggaggaaaaaaaagaacctacTTAAGATAGAACATGGTTTTGGCTATGGCTTGACTCATGGGCTTTCAGtgcttttttccatttgttgaaagtaacatttctctctctctctcttttttttttttttttttaaaagcaaaccaTTGTATGTTTAAGTGTTTAAGTTACCTTTTTGTCTATTGGTCTCTTTGCCAGCCCTCCCCTTTCCCAATGAAAGCCATGTCAAATTAATCACTGGATTGACtgcttcatctttttatttttaatgaaaggtGTACCACAGTTGTAAAGCAATAAGATTTGAGATGAACACTATTGAAACTTTGCTTTTTGCTAAAAAATAGCAAGTTGAATAGTAATCAAAAAACATAGAAAGATTTTAGTTCAAAATGATTGCTCCTTTCTCTAcctggacttttaaaaaatcaattgtcaTCTAATATGAGTTTATTTGTCTATAGACACAAGTATCAATGTCTAAAAAAAATCATGACTTTAAACTTCCACTGATGAGGCAGGTAGGAGATAAAGATGAATTCTGAACTGTTACTAAAAGTACTCATTTTTTACCTTGTAGGGAGGGTGGGCAATGGGGTTACCTGACCTTATTTGAGGGTAtgggctttcttttttatttcatcacTTGTTATCTCAAAGAGACTCGGAGCCAGTGATCCTTTTATCCTGCTACAGTCTTtagggagctaaaaaaaaaaaaaaaagcaggggctgcCAAAACTCTTGATTTcatatttccttctctaaatatatatgtatcctgTTTTTTGGATAAAATTTTACCaagaatccaaaaaaaaaaaagccctagaaTTTAATCAACAAGATCAGTCTACACGTCACAGTGGATTTCTTTTCAAACTGACAATGTTTAGGTTTTAAGCAAATAAAGTTCCAGTTAATGTGAAACTCAGTCACAGAGAGTTGAGATTTTTCctttatgaaatagaattgacATTCTTTTATGCTATAAATGTGCATTCAGGTCCCATTAACCATGCTCTGCTTTTATTTGGGgatagaacattttctttttcatatcccGATCTTCCCATTTCTTCATAGAAATGTGATAAGAAGTACATCCCTGTGATCCTGCTGCTTTGTAGGGCACCACTGCACACCCTACCCCGAGTGCCGACCACCTCTGCTATAGGACACTATTTTCCTGGCCCTATTCTTCACTTACTTCCCATCCTGTCCTTGACTAGGAATATGTTAAATGCTGCTCCCATACAATTCAGTTAgctcttgtctttttatttggTCCAACCCCTGCTTTACTGCTCATGCTGCTTAAAGCAGGAGGGACTAGAGAAACAAGGCATTTTAGGAGGCCTGTGTGCAGTTGAAAACCGACTTTTACACGCCTTATAAAAGCAGTCAGGAGATAGATCCATAGGTTTGATCCTTCACATCTGATACCAGGCGCTAATGGGAACAAGGTTTAAAGGGTCCTGGTATGctaataaattgaaaaattagtGAAATTTagacttctgccttttttttcctgccttttaatCTAGATTTGCTTCCTCAATATCCTACTTTGTGGTTTACTAGGAACATGcttactctgattttttttaaaaaaacacacagtgGCAGAGTCATTTCACTATTGCACTGTGTGTTAAAGAATGAATAAGGAGTTTTCAGTTACGTGGCCAAAAATACAGGACTTGAACATAAATAGCAGTTGGATCATTCTCTTTCATGACGGTTAAATTCAGAGGTGTGAACTTTGTAATGAGGGTGTTAAAGATTAATCTATTTGCCTAAATGGGTTTGTTCAGGTATCCATTTTTAACAAAGAAGTTTGTGTTCATATAGTAAAAGACCTATCAGTGTTTCCACCATGCACTTCTATTTTTTAGGAGTTTATAATTTTAAGTCTTACATTCCTATAACATTTGGGCTTTTCTTAGGTTATGTTTCGTGAAGATTTGGGGGGAGGGCTCTTTTAAAACTTCAGCCTCAGTTGTTTAACAGTCTCTTTAATATATTAATCTGCACTAACATCTCTGTGATATACGCACATATTTTAGAGGTAATCATGTCTTCTAGATTACTTGTGTGCATTTGATTGGGCTTCTTGTTTAGAgtcccttttaaaattaattcattagATTGAAAGATGTATTCTATATTTCTGATAGACTGGACAGAAGGATCTGTGTCCCCAAGTGAGACAGGCTCTGAATAACCTTTGTTTTCTCCACTTTTTATTGATGATTTAAAACACTCTAGTCTTCCCCTCAAATCATGCATGCAAATAGGAGGACAGTGGTGGTGACTCAACTGGATACAGGTGCTCAATAGTCAGGCTTGATAGTGATGTCAGGACGCATTACAAGCTGTAAGCCGATACTGACTGGCCATTGGCACCATCCTTGACTaaccttcctctttttctctagTGTGCCTATGGTGAAATGGCAATAGCATTCACTGTCGTATTTTGCAGTGCTCAGGAAGTGGGACGTTAACTTTGAAGGTGCTTGTTTGTATTAGCTCTGCTAGGTTTACCTCTACAACGTAGATTTCGGCAGCTATGCTGACTGACACTACATTCTagttcttaagattttttttccagatccCCCCTTCCCCAGCTAGACATACGTAGCATACTTTCATCTTATTCAATCTTTCTGTAACCTGCTGCTGCTTTTAGTCCTTCTCACCTCAGATCGGAATCAATGGAGTGGGCCCAGAGGATACATTTTAATTCCAGTAATGGTAGGTAGATTTGTCCTGTTTTCTAAAACATCTCCTCATTTCATATTTCCACTCCATATTGATTCCATAAGGGAAAATTAATGGGTGTTTCCTCCTTTAGGGAGGTAATGCAAAGAGTGTGGACATCTTCTAATCTTGAGGAACAGTAGTTGATTTCCCTTGAAGGAGCTTACATATTGACTGTTTTCACAATAACCTGTTTGCCCCAGTTCAATCCTCAGTTTAATACTTAATTTGGTACTGGCTCAAATAGCATTTTCTTACAGATAACAAATCAAGAGTGAAATTTGAGGTTATACTCCAGTAAAGTTTTTAACACTTGTGAATATGGTCAGCTAGACtaaacttgactttttttttttttaatggcttttttaTCTGTGAACATTCAGATAAGTGGATTTTCAAGTACTGGTTGGGGATGGGAATCGTGCTTTTCTTTAAACTTCAGTTTACGAGATGCTTTGAGAGCGTTAggcaaaagcagaaataaatatcaGGAGCAACGGGGAAAGCTTTATAAAAGATCATGGTGGCCATCGTTGCAGCTTTGAAGAATGAGTGCTGGCTTGAACAGTTCTTTGCCTGCATCATTGGTAGCtgcactgaaaagaaaaaactttcaccttaagaatttgaaaaggaagaaacctGGACTCTGGTCTTCATGGCATTTAGACTGAGATACTTAAACAGAACAGAAGTAATACGCATTTCCTGCCACAGGATAGGGAAAATGTAACAAGCTGGTTGCTCTTGAGGTTAGAAAATTGTCTGTTTCTCTGTGGATGAAGCTGGATTTACTTGAAAATGGAGAGTTGGCTTATTGTTTGAATATTGGGACATCAAGCTATCTATAGCCAAGTTTCAGTCGCAACCAGTTTTCCCTTTGTCTGGGGTAAATTCGATACAAAATGATTCTTTTTGAATCCTGAATCCGtaaattacacttttttttttcaaattcacaaAATTCACAGTGGTGCTGACTGTGTAATAACCACTATTGGGAAACATCCCGTAAACCTGCCTGTTGCCATGCCAATGGAGTGACTGAACTGGTGACATCTGTTTGAGCATGCTTTGTGTGGCTGGTAGAATGCCACCGTTGTGCATACACTTTGTACATCAGGGGTGAAGGGAGGGTTTTCTAGATTATTGGGGGAGGGTAaaattgggatttttttgttgttccttttttGATGGGGTGTGGGGGTATAGTACTCAGCTTATGCCCTAAAATAACATGTATAAAAACCCCTGAAGTattgtgtgggtgtgtatgtgtgagtgtgtgtttgtatatgtctGGCAATTAAAGCTTTGTCTTCTGGAACTTAgtgaattcttttctctttttcctccagaAGTATTTGTTACAAGATTTGTAAATAAGAGCTCTACTTAGTTTGTTTACCATGAACATGTTGCAGTAAACCTTATGCATCTAATTCCTACAAGGTTAAAGAAAGGCTTTTAGACTTGCCAGGTTAAGCAACAGCCAAGTTCTCAGTAATTGTTTGCCTTGATTTATCTTTTAGACTTCATTTTGCCTGCTCTAAAACTCCCAGTCTTCCTTGATTTTAGTCCTTAATCTTTTATGTTCTGAGCAGGAAGGGTAAAAGACAGGAACCTGCTTCACTGTATTAACTAGTCCATGGGCTGAGACCGGggcatctcttttcttcatactgCAATGTTGCTAGATACATGATCAGACACCAGAGGGTTGGGCATTCTTGCAATACCTTAACAGTGCTGAAATCTGCAGCATGGTACTAAGGAAGTTAAAGTTTGAATGTAACCACtttatttaaaaggtttttttctttaatttaaatgaaatgggGTTGAAGTGAACATGATTTTGTTGACCATGTTCGTGAATTATAGATGCAACATGCATTGGTAGAATCGTGTGATGGTCTTTTGTGATACTTAATTTTTACATATCCCAGTCTCTGTATGTATCTGcatagacaaagaaaaaacaaactcctGCTTTGCTTTTATTGAAGGGTTTCCAGGACTGCGTGTCTGCTCCTGAGCTCTGTTTTAAGTATGTGTATCCTTTGCTtgtattttgtattaaaaaaataagaaaaagaacccTTTATTGTTGAGCATGTTGGCATTgtcccctttatttttttctctttttgggacATATGAAGCAAGTTattctttttctgtatctttttttcttttgtaaacttttttttgttttgtttaaaaatggcTTTATAAAAGGGCTTTTATAACCCAGATGTGTGCTCTGTGTACTTCTTGTAACACTTTAAAGCAAACACACTAACTTACACAGCTTTGTTAATCAGCTCCCAGTTTAGCCTGACTTTGGGGGAACTTATTTCCctaataaattatttagaaacTTTAACAGTGACCATCCCTGTTGTTGGTAAAAGATAAGCATGTCTTGGTTCAAAAGTTAGTACCTCAGGATGGAATCAAGAAGCAGTAGACTTACCAGTTTGATTAATTAAGGGAGCACTGGACTGGGTGCATAAGGATTCttaattagcatttttttctcatgtttacATCCAAGGTTATGAAGTGTTGTGGAAAGCAAAGTTTAACAATCATATATAATAAAAGATAATGTTTATACTCACAAAACACACTTGCATTCAATTCCAAATACCCATAAGAACTACACTGAATTTTGAATTAAAGATTACTTCTTAGGTGGAGAATGTGGTACACGATCCCTCTTTAGAACTGGGCTGATATTGTAGCTATtagggcttttttctttttaacttttcctcTTGTTTACATACTTGCCTTGTCAGCCAAATACTATAATTGAAATGTAAATTTGGCTTTGAAATTATATGCTTTGTGCACCCTGTTATCCGTCAGtgactaactttttaaatttttttttcttttttctttttcttttttttttttgagacggagtcttgctcttgttgcccaggctggagtgcaatgacatgatctcagctcactgcaaactccacctcccgggttcaagtgattctcctgcctcagcctcccaagtagctgggattacaggcatacaccaccacacctggctaatttttgtatttttagtacagacggggtttcactatgttggccaggctggtcttgaactcctgatctcaagtgatctgcccaccttggcctcccaaagttctaggattataggcgtgagccacccctcccggccatttttttctttttcggaGATAtgagagtcttgctatgttgcctgggctggtctcaaattcctggactcaagggatcctcctgcttcagcttccccagtagctcagattacaggtgcagGCACACTGCccacatacatttatttcttaatataatgagTTGTCTCAGGTTAAAGTTGAATTTGGATGAGCATTAACCATCTACTTTTCCTCATAATCCTTAAGTATTTTATGGATAACATAGACAATTTTATGTTTCAGGACAGTGCTGAAGAAATGCAGTCTGATTTAAAGGATTTCAAaaaccaacaagtggataaacaGATGAAGAGAGGTTAAAACACACTTGGAGCTACCTAGACTCCTATCCATGAACATCGGTATACAGTACTACACTGTAGTTGTGCAACacatattacctcatttaatttttccaacAACTGTGAGATCGGCAAGTGTTTGTTCTTCCAATATTGTAAAGAATAACCTGGTTCAGGTAAGATGAGGTTTTATGTGGTACCTGATGTAGCTAGTATGTAGTACAACAAGGGTTTGAATCAGTGCTGTGTGCTTTAAGTTATCACAGTTGTTCGTTCTAAAGCCAGCTCCCTTTGGTATACATGGGTCCCTTAAGCCTTCTTCCTGGTATTGCGCTTTTGAGCATTTTGCTGTTCTCTCACATCTCGCAGTAACAGTGATACTTGAACCAGTCCAATGAGTTACATCAAAGATTTAATGGGGAAAGTCGGAAACTTCAATGAGTAAGGAGATTTCTCATTGAATACTTCGGTTTGCTTGAAAATCCTGGTGACCCCTAGACACAAAGCctcaaattatttaaaagcttttattttctgattatgtctcatgatagtgactgtTGAGGAAAATGTTCGTCATGTTGACTATATAGCAGTTACAGTCTGCCAGTAGAGGGCAGTGTTTGTCCTCCATAGATAGTGGAATGCTTGCTCTCCCCATCTCATTTTTAGATACTATCAGACTAGGCTCAGGACATTTTTAGATACTGTCGGCTAGGCTCAGTTGATATTCTGCAAGTGTATCGACACCTTGCCACTTACTTGGGTTATCGAAGCCCTGTGATCAGTGTACCCAGTTAACATCCTAATGTATGTAGCAGCAatcttttctgaattttaaatagGAAGTAGAATTTCTTGATTCATGCACATCTGTCCTCTTGTGTTGTTCCCTCTTTACATCTCCTAAGCCTATGTGGATAACATCCCAAAATAAAAGTGCAGACTGAAATTTCAAAATGCAGCTGTGAACTCTTTGCCCTATTTTGAAACAGGTGTTGTCTTTGAAATTGCCTTCCAGCTCAAAAGCCTTGTTTCTTGTACAAGCAGCACTGATATGTGTTCACACACAACAAATACTTAGATTTGTTTTCAAGGTAATGTGGTAGTTTGTGTTCCTTTATCTTGATGACATGCTTCTCTTTTCCTCCATTATCTTAATAGAATAGATAGGTACTCATTTTGACATGCTTTGGCTGGGTCACCACCAAGAGAAATCAGTATTATTCATGGGTGTGCCCCCTGGTTCAATAGTAAACCCTGCACAAATATTGTGAAATAAATGCTGTGTTAATTCTGGGGTCAGGGAGTGAGAGGGTACAGCCAGAGTTCCCATCCTAATAAAgcaaataattactttaaaatatgataaCAAAATGTTGGAAATAATTGTTTGCCTTGATTTAGCAGTAAGCTGGCACCCAGAAGGGATTTGTTTAAAAATCTAACTTTAAGGAACAGGTTGATCAAGGAAgagtacacatatatattattattggtAATGTTTTAGCTATTAAATTGAATACACAAACCCTTTTATTAGAATGTGTAAGACCACCTCCTTGGCTGATGTACAATGCAATGTGTGTAATAGTTATACTTTTTCCATCTTgggaagaaatacaaatacacaGTCTATATGTAGTCAGGGCTCTCCTGATTATAAGAGATTAGGGTAGATGGGTAAAGTAAGGCTCTGAAGGAGATAGAAAGTCATTGATCCAAGAAAAATGATAGCCTAAATTTTAGGATATGATAACTACCAATTTGGTAACCCTAGCTGATTGGTTATCTGGTAAGAAGTGTCTCATCCATAAAGAACTGAACGTGTGTAGTaatataattaacaaaaaataaggtgcagtggctcacacctgtaatctcaacattttcagaagctgaggcaggaggattgcttgaggccaggagttcataccagcctggaaaacagtgagatcctgtctctacaaaaacaaaataaacaagttagctgggtatagtggcatgcacctgtaatcccagctactggggaggcttaggaggaagaatcacctgagcccaggagttcaaggctgcagtgagctatggtcgcaccactgcactccagcctgggagacagaatgagaccctgtctcttaaaagataaaaagaaataacgAAAAATAGATTGTGAAACACTGGTGTTTACCAAGAAGTGTGTAGACAGTGACCCACACTGGATCCTCATTTTGTGGCTATAAATTGGGTCTCTTGTGGTTCACTAATTCAGCCTAGAGGAATACAAATactaaacactttaaaaatatcgTTTTACTTCTAAGGTAATCAGGAATAATGATATAGCTAAGCTCTTTTATAAGGCACTAAATGTCTTTAGGAATCAAAGACTCAATGGACGTTCTGTTTAGACCTTGGAACATAATCTGGGGCTTCAGTAACCTGACTTCAAATCTAATGCATGCCACATCTCAGTTACAAACCCCAAGCTCCCCGTTTTGTCTTTTCCTCCCGCTTCTGACCTAATTAACcccatctttcttttccttcttgtgtgtgtgtatgtgtgcgtgtgtgtgtgtgtgtgtgtgtatgaacagTTAGTTTCCATGGGGTTAGTGTTTTTGAGgcaaaaatattgt
This genomic window contains:
- the NUCKS1 gene encoding nuclear ubiquitous casein and cyclin-dependent kinase substrate 1 isoform X1, with the translated sequence MSRPVRNRKVVDYSQFQESDDADEDYGRDSGPPTKKIRSSPREAKNKRRSGKNSQEDSEDSEDKDVKTKKDDSHSAEDSEDEKEDHKNVRQQRQAASKAASKQREMLMEDVGSEEEQEEEDEAPFQEKDSGSDEDFLMEDDDDSDYGSSKKKNKKMVKKSKPERKEKKMPKPRLKATVTPSPVKGKGKVGRPTASKASKEKTPSPKEEDEEPESPPEKKTSTSPPPEKSGDEGSEDEAPSGED
- the NUCKS1 gene encoding nuclear ubiquitous casein and cyclin-dependent kinase substrate 1 isoform X2, producing the protein MSRPVRNRKVVDYSQFQESDDADEDYGRDSGPPTKKIRSSPREAKNKRRSGKNSQEDSEDSEDKDVKTKKDDSHSAEDSEDEKEDHKNVRQQRQAASKAASKQREMLMEDVGSEEEQEEEDEAPFQENSGSDEDFLMEDDDDSDYGSSKKKNKKMVKKSKPERKEKKMPKPRLKATVTPSPVKGKGKVGRPTASKASKEKTPSPKEEDEEPESPPEKKTSTSPPPEKSGDEGSEDEAPSGED